One genomic region from Listeria monocytogenes encodes:
- a CDS encoding PTS system mannose/fructose/sorbose family transporter subunit IID, whose product MAEKIELSKRDRLRVAWRSTFIQGSWNYERMQNGGWAFSMIPAIKKLYKTKEDRSQALKRHLEFFNTHPYIASPILGVTLALEEERANGAEVDDVAIQGVKVGMMGPLAGVGDPVFWFTIRPMLGALGASLALSGNILGPILFFVAWNVIRWGFMWYTQEFGYKAGSKITDDLSGGLLQDITKGASILGMFVLAALVQRWVNIQFAPIISKVKLDEGAYIDWSHLPQGAQGIKTALEQQQAGLALSEIKVTTLQNNLDNLIPGLAAVALTFLCMWLLKKKISPIIIILGLFVVGIVGHLIGLL is encoded by the coding sequence ATGGCAGAAAAAATCGAATTATCAAAGAGAGACCGTCTACGCGTAGCATGGCGCTCTACGTTCATTCAAGGTTCATGGAACTACGAACGTATGCAAAATGGTGGCTGGGCATTCTCTATGATTCCCGCTATTAAAAAATTATATAAAACTAAAGAAGATCGTTCGCAAGCTCTAAAACGTCACTTAGAATTCTTTAATACACATCCATATATTGCATCTCCAATTCTTGGGGTAACACTTGCACTTGAAGAAGAACGTGCAAATGGTGCAGAAGTTGATGATGTAGCAATTCAAGGGGTTAAAGTTGGTATGATGGGACCTCTAGCTGGTGTTGGTGATCCAGTATTCTGGTTTACAATTCGTCCAATGTTAGGAGCATTAGGTGCTTCTCTTGCCTTGAGTGGAAACATTCTTGGACCTATCTTATTCTTCGTTGCTTGGAACGTAATCCGTTGGGGCTTCATGTGGTATACACAAGAATTCGGCTACAAAGCTGGTTCGAAAATTACTGATGACCTTTCTGGTGGATTACTACAAGACATTACAAAAGGTGCTTCGATACTCGGGATGTTCGTCCTCGCCGCCTTGGTGCAGAGATGGGTAAATATCCAGTTTGCGCCAATTATCTCGAAAGTTAAACTTGATGAAGGTGCGTATATTGATTGGAGTCATCTTCCACAAGGCGCTCAAGGTATCAAAACTGCTTTAGAACAACAACAAGCCGGCTTAGCTCTTTCTGAAATTAAAGTAACAACCTTGCAAAATAACTTGGATAACTTAATCCCAGGACTTGCAGCAGTAGCTCTTACATTCTTATGTATGTGGTTACTTAAGAAAAAAATCAGCCCAATTATCATCATTCTAGGTCTATTCGTAGTTGGTATAGTTGGTCACTTAATCGGGCTTCTGTAA
- a CDS encoding DUF956 family protein, with the protein MVQSINTKVDLTIDATAYTGLTDYGKIMIGDKGFEFFNSRDVRKFVQIPWEEVDQVIVSVMLKGKWIPRYAIKTKRNGTYTFASKRPKEVLRKIRVYVDPANMVSSLSFFDVMKRSFRSIFSKKKNKNK; encoded by the coding sequence TTGGTTCAATCGATTAATACAAAGGTAGACTTAACAATAGATGCCACCGCGTATACTGGACTTACAGATTACGGGAAAATTATGATTGGCGACAAAGGTTTTGAATTTTTCAACTCCCGTGATGTGCGTAAATTCGTCCAAATTCCTTGGGAAGAAGTAGATCAAGTTATCGTATCTGTTATGCTAAAAGGTAAGTGGATCCCTCGCTACGCCATTAAAACAAAGCGCAACGGTACATACACATTTGCTTCTAAACGACCTAAAGAAGTTTTACGTAAAATAAGAGTTTATGTCGACCCAGCCAATATGGTGAGCTCGCTAAGTTTCTTTGATGTTATGAAGCGCTCGTTTCGGTCGATATTTAGCAAGAAGAAAAACAAAAATAAATAA
- a CDS encoding DUF2200 domain-containing protein yields MKKPRIYTMSFASVYPLYIQKAEKKDRTKEEVDEIIFWLTGYDQDSLQQAIDQAIDFETFFAEAPKMNPNASLITGVICGYRVEEIEDKLMQQIRYLDKLVDELAKGKKMEKILRK; encoded by the coding sequence ATGAAAAAACCAAGAATCTACACGATGTCATTTGCTAGTGTTTACCCTCTTTACATACAAAAAGCGGAGAAAAAAGACCGCACAAAAGAAGAAGTGGATGAAATTATTTTTTGGCTAACCGGTTATGATCAAGATTCTTTGCAACAAGCAATCGACCAAGCAATTGATTTCGAGACCTTCTTTGCTGAAGCACCCAAAATGAATCCCAATGCATCTTTAATCACCGGAGTTATTTGTGGTTACCGAGTGGAAGAAATTGAAGATAAACTAATGCAGCAAATTCGTTATTTGGATAAATTGGTGGATGAACTTGCAAAAGGGAAGAAAATGGAGAAGATTTTAAGAAAATAA
- a CDS encoding ArsR/SmtB family transcription factor yields the protein MKKLNELSKSDLLLIFQALSDPIRLDIFLCLLKSKEKRFSGTTYNISKSTMSHHIKLLKEAQLINLRKEGTTHIYSVNQELVSLISHFFEECGEKDE from the coding sequence ATGAAAAAGTTAAATGAGCTCTCAAAATCAGATTTATTATTAATTTTCCAAGCATTAAGCGATCCAATCCGTCTTGATATTTTCCTATGTTTACTGAAAAGCAAAGAAAAACGCTTCTCTGGCACAACTTACAATATCTCCAAATCCACCATGTCACACCATATTAAACTGCTTAAAGAAGCACAACTTATTAATTTAAGAAAGGAAGGGACAACACATATTTATTCAGTGAATCAAGAGCTGGTCAGTCTTATTAGTCACTTTTTTGAGGAGTGCGGGGAAAAAGATGAGTAA
- a CDS encoding putative quinol monooxygenase — MLHIEAQITVKKEQTEAFLQAAKEVIAASRAEAGNHGYELVQSTENETVFYMLEKWADMDAIQQHNDSEHFKKFQKAAADFVAKELEISVLTPLAR; from the coding sequence ATGTTGCATATTGAAGCGCAAATTACGGTAAAGAAAGAACAAACCGAAGCTTTTTTGCAGGCGGCGAAGGAAGTTATTGCTGCGTCAAGAGCAGAAGCAGGAAACCATGGTTATGAATTAGTGCAATCGACGGAAAACGAAACAGTTTTTTATATGTTAGAAAAATGGGCGGATATGGATGCCATTCAACAACACAACGACAGCGAGCATTTCAAAAAATTTCAGAAAGCTGCTGCCGATTTTGTTGCTAAAGAACTTGAAATTTCAGTGTTAACGCCACTTGCGAGATAA
- a CDS encoding nitroreductase family protein: MTYVNNDFEDLMKNRRSIREYDETVKISQEEMKAILEDAVTAPSSVNMQPWRFVVVESDAGKEKLSSLVRFNTRQNESSSAMILVFGDLENFENGEKIYGESVERGLMPAEVKEQQMAKLSQYFASIPRSEAERVVLIDGGIVAMQLMLVARAHGYDTNPIGGFERTEVAEAFNMDPERYVPVMIVSIGKAKNSGYQSYRLPITDVTTFA; this comes from the coding sequence ATGACTTATGTAAATAATGATTTTGAAGACTTAATGAAAAACCGCCGCTCGATTCGAGAATACGATGAAACGGTGAAAATTAGCCAAGAAGAAATGAAAGCTATTCTAGAGGACGCGGTAACGGCTCCTTCCTCTGTAAACATGCAACCATGGCGTTTTGTGGTCGTGGAAAGTGATGCGGGTAAAGAAAAATTAAGCTCGTTAGTTCGCTTTAATACACGTCAAAATGAATCTTCTTCCGCGATGATTTTAGTTTTTGGCGACTTAGAGAATTTTGAAAACGGTGAAAAAATTTACGGAGAATCAGTTGAACGGGGCTTGATGCCGGCAGAAGTGAAAGAACAACAAATGGCTAAATTAAGCCAGTACTTTGCTTCCATTCCACGCTCAGAAGCTGAACGTGTTGTCCTTATTGATGGTGGGATTGTGGCGATGCAATTAATGTTAGTTGCTCGGGCGCATGGTTATGATACAAATCCAATTGGTGGTTTTGAACGTACGGAAGTTGCTGAGGCCTTCAATATGGATCCAGAGCGTTATGTACCGGTTATGATTGTTTCTATCGGTAAAGCTAAAAATTCTGGCTACCAGTCTTATCGATTACCGATTACGGATGTTACGACTTTTGCTTAA
- the chiB gene encoding chitinase ChiB yields the protein MKKLFSITSVVLLVLSLVVVSIGAEPKRAKAAENVPQYRNVMYYGDWSIWGGEGNFYPKDIPADQLTHLNFAFLDFNSNGDLVFTDKDAAVGAPVGQEGVQWGGANAGVLNAIQDLRAQNPNLKIGVSVGGWSKSGDFSTVAADPTKRANFVKNVMKFVKYTNMDFVDLDWEYPASVRDADLVDNKNDEGTPNAKPADKQNFITLLQDLRTALDKQGVDINKKYELSVALPAAKSTLENGIDVANLFKVVDFANVMTYDLNGAWTPNSAHHTALYGNPKDPNYDSGFSVDQTVKYLKEKGAVSNKIVVGAAFYTRGWNKVAAGTDTALPGLFQAAEKTNKDADGSLTYGANNENPIKTGDGGRAGGVWAYRSIDALKAKTPTLKEYWDDTAKAPYLYSKETGEFYTYDNTRSIGYKAQYVKDNNLGGMISWMQSQDKTTTSTKRDELTKAIKTGLFGTSAIPQNAITYANLNVVATVKPYSENGVGYEITITNNEKADETNEVLKSTELSFETVKLPKFYIPVKAGETLTAGDYKAGTVTTSGGNTVVDLASVYDAQQIPQGASYTFRLKSSASSVDVANISKIDLTQRMVKSSVEFGKQTIFGGGTVVPDPSDTEAPTVPKALTSSNVTDKSATLSWTASTDNKAVAGYKVYRNGTEVGSVSGTTFTDSGLTAKTAYTYTVKAYDAAGNFSTASSALTVTTLDAATPPATPAWDAAKTYNKGDRVSYKGKTYEAQWWTQGNEPGAEQWGPWLLIN from the coding sequence ATGAAAAAGCTTTTTAGTATTACTTCTGTTGTGTTGTTAGTTTTATCGTTAGTGGTTGTATCAATTGGTGCAGAGCCAAAACGGGCGAAAGCGGCTGAAAATGTACCACAGTATCGAAATGTTATGTATTACGGTGATTGGTCGATTTGGGGAGGAGAAGGGAACTTTTATCCGAAAGATATTCCGGCTGATCAATTAACACATTTGAATTTTGCTTTTCTGGATTTTAATAGTAATGGGGATTTAGTTTTTACTGATAAAGATGCTGCTGTTGGGGCGCCTGTTGGGCAAGAGGGAGTTCAATGGGGCGGAGCAAATGCGGGCGTTTTGAATGCGATTCAAGATTTGCGCGCTCAAAATCCGAATTTGAAAATAGGGGTTTCAGTTGGAGGCTGGTCTAAGTCGGGAGATTTCTCGACAGTTGCAGCGGATCCAACAAAACGGGCTAACTTTGTGAAAAATGTGATGAAGTTTGTGAAATATACCAATATGGATTTTGTTGATTTGGACTGGGAATATCCTGCTTCGGTACGGGATGCTGACCTTGTTGATAATAAAAACGATGAAGGCACGCCAAATGCAAAACCTGCGGACAAACAAAACTTTATTACACTTTTACAAGATTTGAGAACAGCTTTGGATAAACAAGGCGTGGATATTAACAAGAAATACGAATTATCGGTTGCTTTGCCAGCTGCAAAATCCACTTTAGAAAATGGGATTGATGTAGCGAATTTATTTAAAGTAGTCGATTTTGCGAATGTGATGACGTATGACTTAAATGGTGCTTGGACACCGAATAGTGCTCATCATACAGCGCTTTATGGCAATCCGAAAGATCCGAATTATGATAGTGGTTTTTCTGTCGACCAAACCGTTAAATACTTAAAAGAAAAGGGAGCAGTTTCGAATAAAATTGTTGTTGGGGCAGCATTTTATACTCGGGGCTGGAATAAAGTAGCTGCTGGAACGGATACGGCATTGCCAGGGCTTTTCCAAGCTGCTGAAAAAACGAATAAAGATGCGGATGGCTCGCTTACTTATGGGGCAAACAACGAAAACCCAATTAAAACTGGTGATGGGGGCCGTGCTGGCGGAGTTTGGGCGTATAGAAGTATTGATGCGCTAAAAGCTAAAACGCCAACATTGAAAGAATATTGGGATGATACTGCCAAGGCGCCGTATCTTTATAGTAAGGAAACTGGGGAGTTTTACACATATGACAATACGCGTTCAATTGGCTATAAGGCACAATATGTAAAAGATAATAATCTTGGTGGGATGATTTCTTGGATGCAGTCGCAGGATAAAACAACGACTTCGACTAAGCGCGATGAACTTACGAAGGCTATTAAAACTGGATTGTTCGGTACAAGTGCAATCCCGCAAAACGCAATCACTTATGCGAATTTAAATGTGGTAGCAACTGTTAAACCTTATAGTGAAAATGGCGTCGGATACGAAATTACAATTACCAATAATGAAAAAGCGGATGAAACAAATGAAGTCTTGAAATCAACAGAGCTCTCTTTTGAAACAGTGAAATTACCTAAGTTTTATATTCCAGTAAAAGCAGGCGAAACGTTAACTGCTGGAGATTATAAAGCAGGTACTGTTACTACTTCAGGTGGCAATACAGTAGTTGATTTAGCTTCTGTATATGATGCACAGCAAATTCCGCAAGGCGCATCTTATACTTTCCGCTTAAAATCAAGTGCATCTAGTGTGGATGTAGCTAACATTTCTAAAATTGATTTAACACAACGGATGGTAAAATCGAGTGTCGAATTTGGTAAACAAACTATTTTTGGCGGAGGAACTGTTGTACCTGATCCAAGTGACACAGAAGCGCCAACAGTACCAAAAGCACTCACATCTTCTAATGTAACCGATAAATCTGCTACTCTATCGTGGACAGCTTCAACGGACAATAAAGCGGTGGCTGGATATAAAGTGTACCGAAATGGGACCGAAGTGGGCTCTGTTTCAGGAACTACTTTTACAGATAGTGGCTTAACTGCAAAAACAGCGTACACTTACACAGTAAAAGCGTATGATGCGGCTGGGAATTTCTCGACAGCAAGCTCGGCCTTAACTGTGACAACGCTTGACGCGGCAACACCACCAGCAACTCCAGCATGGGACGCTGCCAAAACGTACAATAAGGGAGACAGGGTTTCTTATAAAGGGAAAACATATGAAGCACAGTGGTGGACTCAAGGAAATGAGCCAGGAGCTGAACAGTGGGGTCCTTGGTTGTTAATAAATTAA
- a CDS encoding ROK family protein, producing MYFVYDIGGTFVKFALMENNGTVKMKDKFPTTAKSAEELVAQMVEKWRPYRTEVKGIAVSCPGVVDTEKGVIYQGGSLLFMHEKNLAEMLARECHVPVVLQNDAKSAALAELWLGVAKNVHSAAILTLGSGVGGGIIMDGKLQSGYHLMAGEVSFMETSFDTKKLRGTFFGRTGSAVELIKRIASKKNLPNKKDGEHVFELINQGDEEANAIFDAYIYELASQILNIQYLIDPEIIAIGGGISAQPVVVERLNDAVAEIKAANPYHAAQPKIVTCHFQNDANLYGALYNFFLQMDAQNKR from the coding sequence ATGTATTTTGTATACGATATTGGTGGAACTTTTGTGAAATTTGCGTTGATGGAAAATAACGGTACGGTGAAAATGAAAGATAAATTCCCTACAACTGCCAAAAGTGCAGAAGAACTTGTAGCTCAAATGGTCGAAAAGTGGCGCCCCTATAGGACAGAAGTGAAGGGCATAGCTGTGAGTTGTCCGGGAGTGGTAGATACGGAAAAAGGCGTGATTTACCAAGGTGGCTCGCTATTATTTATGCATGAGAAAAATTTGGCTGAAATGTTAGCGCGTGAATGTCATGTTCCCGTTGTCTTGCAAAATGATGCGAAGAGTGCAGCTTTAGCGGAACTTTGGTTAGGTGTGGCAAAAAATGTACATAGCGCGGCGATTTTAACGCTTGGAAGTGGCGTTGGTGGCGGAATTATTATGGATGGTAAATTACAATCAGGTTATCATTTGATGGCGGGAGAAGTTAGTTTTATGGAGACTTCTTTTGATACGAAGAAATTGCGAGGTACATTCTTTGGAAGAACTGGATCAGCGGTGGAGTTAATTAAGCGCATTGCATCAAAGAAGAATTTACCCAATAAAAAAGACGGTGAGCACGTTTTCGAATTAATTAACCAAGGTGATGAAGAAGCGAATGCTATTTTTGATGCGTATATTTATGAATTAGCATCTCAAATTTTAAATATCCAGTATTTGATTGATCCGGAAATTATTGCAATTGGTGGTGGCATTAGCGCCCAACCGGTTGTTGTTGAAAGGCTAAACGATGCTGTCGCAGAAATAAAAGCAGCTAATCCTTATCATGCCGCACAACCGAAAATCGTCACTTGTCATTTCCAAAATGATGCGAATTTGTACGGAGCATTGTATAATTTCTTTTTACAAATGGATGCGCAAAATAAAAGGTAA
- a CDS encoding ABC transporter ATP-binding protein has product MARNKFDIDEELETAFSAAHLKRILVYVKPYQKSIYITLFVILLANVATMIGPYLTKIVIDDTIPNKNMTQLFWIAVIFIVSVIVTGLCMRYRIRSITLIGQDILKDMRTAIFGHLQKLPFSYFDSRPHGKILIRVVNYINMLSDLLSNGLINLISDILSVIVTLGFMLMIDPVLTLYSLALIPVLFVIVMVIKTAQRKAYQVLSNKQSNMNAYIHESIAGIKVTQSFSREEENFEIFTEVSNEYRRSWMKAVKIQFLLWPGVQNIAVMTTCLIYFVGIKGYGVDVSTGTLIAFIGYVGNFWNPVINIGNFYNSLITATTYLERIFETMDVEPDIKDIPNAKKMPPIVGNVDFKDVYFRYEEGVDILKGINFHVDAGESIALVGPTGAGKTTIINLLSRFYNINSGEILVDGENVEEVTLRSLRSQMGVMLQDTFIFSGTIIENIRYGKLDATEEEIIAAAKVVRAHDFISGLKDGYYTEVKERGSTLSAGQRQLISFARALLADPKILILDEATSSIDTQTEILLQEGLERLLEGRTSFIIAHRLSTIKNSSRIFYIDNGRIQEAGSHEELMAQHGYYYNLYQSQFDMLQAL; this is encoded by the coding sequence ATGGCTAGAAATAAATTTGATATTGACGAAGAACTGGAAACAGCCTTCAGCGCCGCACATTTAAAACGTATTCTCGTTTACGTAAAACCATATCAAAAATCTATTTATATCACGCTCTTTGTCATCTTATTAGCAAATGTAGCGACAATGATTGGCCCGTATTTAACCAAAATAGTCATTGATGATACGATTCCAAATAAAAACATGACACAACTATTCTGGATTGCGGTTATTTTCATTGTTTCCGTCATTGTAACTGGACTTTGTATGCGATACCGCATTAGATCAATTACGTTAATTGGGCAAGACATTTTAAAAGATATGCGGACAGCGATTTTCGGTCATTTGCAAAAGCTTCCTTTCTCTTATTTCGACAGTCGCCCGCACGGTAAAATCTTGATTCGTGTCGTTAATTACATCAATATGCTCAGTGATTTGTTGTCCAATGGGCTCATTAATCTGATTTCCGACATTTTAAGTGTAATTGTTACGCTTGGCTTTATGCTGATGATTGATCCAGTGTTAACGCTGTATAGTTTAGCGCTTATCCCGGTTCTTTTCGTGATTGTCATGGTCATTAAAACCGCGCAACGAAAAGCCTATCAAGTTCTAAGCAATAAACAATCCAACATGAACGCCTATATCCACGAGAGCATCGCTGGAATTAAAGTGACACAAAGTTTTTCGCGGGAAGAAGAGAATTTTGAGATTTTCACCGAGGTAAGTAATGAGTACCGCCGTTCTTGGATGAAAGCGGTGAAAATTCAATTCTTGCTTTGGCCAGGGGTTCAAAATATCGCCGTAATGACAACTTGTTTAATTTACTTCGTTGGAATCAAAGGTTACGGTGTGGACGTTTCTACCGGGACACTGATTGCTTTCATCGGTTATGTTGGGAATTTTTGGAATCCTGTTATTAATATTGGTAACTTCTACAATTCGCTTATTACCGCAACGACTTATTTGGAGCGGATTTTCGAAACGATGGACGTTGAGCCAGACATTAAAGACATACCAAACGCGAAGAAAATGCCGCCAATCGTTGGAAATGTTGACTTTAAAGATGTTTATTTCCGTTACGAGGAAGGCGTGGACATTTTAAAAGGAATTAACTTTCATGTGGATGCGGGTGAGTCGATTGCGCTCGTTGGTCCGACTGGTGCAGGAAAAACGACCATCATCAACTTGCTCAGCCGTTTTTATAATATAAATTCCGGAGAAATTTTAGTTGATGGGGAGAATGTCGAAGAAGTCACACTTAGATCACTCAGGTCCCAAATGGGCGTCATGCTCCAAGATACCTTTATTTTCTCAGGAACGATTATCGAAAATATTCGCTACGGGAAGCTAGATGCCACGGAAGAAGAAATTATTGCAGCAGCCAAAGTCGTTCGCGCTCATGATTTCATTTCCGGATTAAAAGATGGTTATTATACCGAAGTCAAAGAGCGGGGCAGCACCCTTTCAGCTGGTCAACGGCAACTGATTTCTTTTGCCCGTGCTCTTTTAGCCGACCCGAAAATCCTTATCCTTGATGAAGCAACTTCAAGTATTGATACACAAACAGAAATCTTACTCCAAGAAGGGCTTGAGCGACTACTGGAAGGCCGAACTTCCTTCATTATCGCGCACAGGCTTTCGACAATCAAAAACAGTTCGCGCATCTTCTACATTGATAATGGCCGCATTCAAGAAGCTGGCAGTCACGAAGAACTGATGGCACAGCACGGCTATTACTATAATTTATATCAATCACAGTTTGATATGTTGCAAGCTTTATAG
- a CDS encoding ABC transporter ATP-binding protein: protein MESMKWIWQYVRKYRLLMIGVFILIFIASGISIIYPLLGGKVIDDVVYQNKTNLLIPLLLIMIISTIIRTICRYTYQIMCERIGQNSLFRIREDLYKKLQSLDFDFFNNTRVGDIMARMTGDTDAIRHFVSWVSYNILENVFLFSFAIIIMATIDWKLTLALVIVTPLIAVLTMKMSSKAQPVFYEIRESFSRLNSMVEENISGNRVVKAFAREDFEMKKFHEHNEDFKKRNLDSADVSRTYLPVLDSLAGMLVVITLIFGGYLVIKGQMTLGDLVAFNGFLWMLNGPMRMSGWLINDVQRFIASSFKIQDMMATDAKIPIHAEKPAPSLQGHVEFKNVSFHFEDDPNTDVLKNISLKASPGQTIAILGETGAGKSTLVNLICRFYDPTSGEILIDGVDARKWHVRELRNHIATVMQDIFLFSDTIEGNIAFGAPDATMEDVRRMARIADADHFIETMPESYDTIVGERGVGLSGGQKQRISLARALLKNPSILILDDTTSAVDMETEVKIQGELKKITENTTTFIIAHRISSVKEADEILILNHGEIIERGTHTSLLAEKGYYFDIYNKQLGTEANVNG from the coding sequence ATGGAGAGTATGAAATGGATTTGGCAATACGTCCGAAAATATCGATTGCTTATGATTGGTGTATTTATTTTAATTTTTATTGCTTCTGGTATTAGTATTATTTATCCGTTACTTGGCGGGAAAGTGATTGATGATGTTGTCTATCAAAATAAAACGAATTTGCTTATCCCGTTACTATTAATCATGATTATTTCGACAATTATTCGAACTATTTGCCGTTATACCTATCAGATTATGTGCGAGCGAATCGGGCAAAATTCCCTGTTCCGAATTCGGGAAGACTTGTATAAAAAGTTGCAATCACTCGATTTTGACTTTTTCAATAATACGCGCGTTGGGGATATTATGGCGCGGATGACTGGTGATACGGATGCGATTCGTCATTTTGTTTCGTGGGTATCTTACAACATTTTGGAAAATGTATTTTTATTTAGTTTTGCGATTATTATTATGGCCACGATTGACTGGAAATTAACGCTTGCACTTGTTATCGTAACGCCACTTATTGCCGTTTTAACGATGAAAATGTCTAGCAAAGCCCAACCAGTTTTTTATGAAATTCGGGAAAGTTTTTCGCGACTTAATTCGATGGTGGAAGAAAATATTAGCGGAAATCGCGTCGTAAAAGCATTCGCACGAGAAGATTTTGAAATGAAGAAATTCCATGAACACAATGAGGATTTCAAAAAACGTAATCTAGATTCTGCCGATGTTTCCAGAACCTATTTGCCAGTGCTCGATTCGCTCGCGGGCATGCTCGTTGTTATCACGCTTATTTTCGGTGGCTATTTAGTAATTAAAGGCCAAATGACGCTGGGAGATTTAGTTGCCTTCAATGGATTTCTATGGATGCTGAATGGCCCAATGCGGATGAGTGGCTGGCTGATTAACGACGTTCAACGCTTTATCGCTTCTTCGTTTAAAATTCAAGACATGATGGCGACGGACGCTAAAATTCCCATCCACGCTGAAAAACCTGCGCCATCACTTCAAGGTCACGTCGAGTTTAAAAATGTCAGTTTTCATTTTGAGGACGACCCAAACACGGACGTACTCAAAAATATTTCACTAAAAGCTTCTCCAGGCCAAACGATTGCTATTTTGGGCGAAACTGGCGCTGGAAAATCAACACTCGTCAACTTAATTTGCCGGTTTTACGATCCGACTTCTGGTGAAATTTTAATTGATGGTGTCGATGCGCGAAAATGGCATGTGCGGGAACTTAGAAACCATATCGCCACAGTAATGCAAGATATTTTCCTGTTTTCTGATACGATTGAAGGAAATATTGCATTTGGCGCTCCGGATGCAACAATGGAAGATGTCCGGCGCATGGCACGAATTGCGGACGCGGACCACTTTATTGAAACAATGCCTGAAAGTTATGACACGATTGTCGGCGAACGCGGTGTTGGACTTTCTGGAGGGCAAAAGCAGCGCATATCCTTAGCGCGTGCTCTTTTAAAAAATCCATCCATTTTGATTTTGGATGATACCACTTCCGCTGTCGATATGGAAACCGAAGTGAAAATCCAAGGTGAATTAAAAAAAATCACGGAAAATACGACAACCTTTATTATCGCGCACCGAATTTCTTCTGTAAAAGAAGCCGATGAAATTTTAATTTTAAACCATGGCGAAATCATCGAACGAGGTACACACACCAGTTTGCTAGCAGAAAAAGGTTATTATTTTGATATTTACAATAAACAACTTGGAACGGAGGCGAATGTGAATGGCTAG
- a CDS encoding AraC family transcriptional regulator: MLKINTTTFNPQILYIANCYTNEVRVGENHHHDFLEISIICEGNVIYDIEGERVKLGKGDMLIFNPGVSHYDITEPGMTNAQLHIGFRNFALEGYTRNTFPFKKAFLRKKEEESAILSISKQIIEEKDAGKPGYDLILKAFVMQLIIHVLREATPEQLENNGVKLSTDEQQKQILVNEIIHYMEKHHTEDVSLSTLSQTMYISPAYISKVFKEETGESPINYLIKIRLTRAEELLKNKDVSVKQAANMVGYNDAYYFSKLFKKYYGFPPSENWRKSS, from the coding sequence ATGCTGAAAATAAATACGACCACATTTAATCCGCAAATTTTGTATATCGCTAATTGTTATACGAATGAGGTGCGCGTAGGTGAAAATCACCATCATGATTTTTTGGAAATCTCGATTATTTGTGAGGGAAACGTTATTTATGATATTGAAGGTGAGCGAGTCAAGCTAGGAAAAGGTGATATGCTGATTTTTAATCCTGGCGTGAGTCATTATGATATAACCGAACCAGGTATGACCAATGCGCAACTCCATATTGGTTTTCGGAACTTTGCACTGGAAGGGTACACTCGAAATACGTTCCCGTTTAAAAAGGCCTTTTTACGAAAAAAAGAAGAAGAATCTGCCATTTTATCTATTTCCAAACAAATTATAGAAGAAAAAGACGCAGGAAAACCAGGATATGACTTGATTTTAAAGGCTTTCGTCATGCAATTAATTATCCATGTTTTACGCGAAGCCACCCCAGAACAACTTGAAAATAACGGCGTCAAATTATCTACCGACGAACAGCAAAAACAGATACTTGTAAACGAAATTATTCATTATATGGAAAAACACCATACAGAAGACGTCTCGCTCTCAACGCTCTCGCAAACGATGTACATTAGCCCCGCCTATATCTCCAAAGTATTTAAAGAAGAAACCGGGGAATCGCCAATTAACTATCTAATCAAAATCCGCCTTACTCGTGCAGAAGAATTACTGAAGAATAAAGACGTTAGCGTAAAACAGGCTGCGAATATGGTCGGATACAATGATGCTTATTATTTTAGCAAGCTTTTCAAAAAATATTACGGATTCCCGCCATCCGAAAACTGGCGCAAATCGAGTTAG